A section of the Verrucomicrobiota bacterium genome encodes:
- a CDS encoding tyrosine--tRNA ligase, with amino-acid sequence MSIYEELQWRGLIADCTDTAELTKRLALPLTRPADTLSPSDGERAGVRGGGITLYAGFDPTADSLHVGNLVPLLGLRRFQLLGHHPIALAGGATGMVGDPSGKASERQLLTREVLDRNIASVKVQLAKLLDFDTKQNPARLVDNASWTAGVSYLDFLRDIGKHFSVNQMVAKESVRARMEDREAGISYTEFSYMALQAFDFYVLARDQNCELQIGGSDQWGNITAGIDLCRKKLGKTVYGLTLPLITNADGSKFGKTEAGAIWLDPTRTSVYKFYQFWINTDDRDVIRYLKYFTFLDEPTIRDLDAQPKESRAAHKTLAKTVTDLVHGPSATAEAVRASEILFGGKLDGISETTFNEIVGEVPTKQIAKSKLDGTGLPLVELLVHSGLCPSKGQARKDIEGGGVNFNNVRESSATRSVTANDLLFGKHVLLRKGKKNYVVVTTR; translated from the coding sequence ATGAGCATTTACGAAGAATTGCAATGGCGCGGACTGATCGCCGACTGCACGGACACCGCGGAGTTGACCAAGCGCCTCGCCTTACCCCTCACCCGTCCTGCGGACACCCTCTCCCCATCCGATGGGGAGCGGGCCGGGGTGAGGGGCGGCGGCATCACCCTTTACGCCGGCTTCGACCCCACTGCCGACAGCTTACACGTAGGTAATCTTGTTCCCCTGCTTGGGCTGCGGCGCTTTCAATTGCTCGGCCATCATCCCATCGCGCTTGCCGGTGGCGCGACCGGTATGGTCGGCGATCCGAGCGGCAAAGCGAGCGAGCGCCAGTTGCTCACGAGGGAAGTTCTCGATCGCAACATCGCCAGCGTGAAGGTGCAACTCGCCAAGCTCCTCGACTTTGACACGAAACAAAACCCCGCGCGTCTAGTGGACAACGCCTCTTGGACGGCGGGCGTTTCCTATCTCGATTTCCTGCGCGACATTGGCAAACATTTTTCCGTGAACCAGATGGTCGCCAAGGAAAGCGTCCGCGCGCGCATGGAAGACCGCGAGGCCGGCATCAGCTACACCGAATTCAGCTACATGGCGCTCCAGGCTTTCGACTTTTATGTTTTGGCGCGCGACCAAAACTGCGAACTGCAAATCGGCGGCAGCGATCAATGGGGTAACATCACCGCCGGCATTGACCTTTGTCGCAAGAAACTCGGCAAAACAGTTTACGGCCTCACGCTCCCGCTCATCACCAACGCCGACGGCTCGAAGTTCGGCAAGACGGAAGCCGGCGCCATCTGGCTCGACCCGACGCGCACCAGCGTTTACAAGTTTTACCAATTCTGGATCAACACCGATGACCGCGACGTAATTCGATACTTGAAATACTTCACGTTCCTCGACGAGCCAACCATTCGTGACCTGGACGCCCAGCCGAAGGAATCCCGCGCCGCGCACAAAACGCTGGCGAAAACAGTGACAGATTTGGTTCACGGCCCAAGCGCCACGGCTGAAGCCGTCCGCGCCAGCGAAATACTTTTCGGCGGCAAGCTCGACGGCATTTCTGAAACCACCTTCAACGAAATCGTCGGCGAAGTGCCAACGAAGCAAATCGCAAAATCCAAACTCGACGGCACCGGCCTGCCGCTTGTTGAATTGCTCGTCCACTCGGGCCTGTGCCCCTCCAAAGGCCAGGCCCGAAAAGACATCGAAGGCGGCGGGGTGAACTTCAACAACGTCCGCGAGTCCAGCGCGACTCGCTCAGTCACGGCGAACGATCTGCTCTTCGGCAAACACGTCCTGCTCCGCAAAGGCAAAAAGAACTACGTAGTCGTGACCACAAGATAA